A genome region from Camelina sativa cultivar DH55 chromosome 10, Cs, whole genome shotgun sequence includes the following:
- the LOC104719783 gene encoding acyltransferase-like protein At3g26840, chloroplastic isoform X1 has product MAVPSLCIADGTFPIDFFHRSSSTRRPTYDRFTNPKLGFHRRFRYGGRVAATVNPYSYTEAARPEERKGLNDFLVEARGFVRSDGGAGGPPRWFSPLECGARAPDSPLLLYLPGIDGTGLGLIRQHKKLGEIFDIWCLHFPVSDRTPSRDIVKLIERAVRSEYFRLPNRPIYIVGESIGASFAIDVAASNPDIDLVLILANPVTRFSNLMLQPLSSLLEILPDRVPSLLEEYFRFEQGYPFAAMFETMLNETDAKQMGGGLLRDYFATSVNLTTLVRIFPKDTLLWKLQLLKSASASANSHMYTVKAQTLILLSGRDQWLLNKEDIERLRCTLPKCEVRKFQNNGQLLFLEDGVDLVTIIKCSYYYRRGKSLDYVSDYIPPTPFELKEYEESQRLLTAITSPVFLSTLDNGTVVRSLAGIPSEGPVLYVGNHMLLGTELRPAAIHFLKEKNISLRGMAHPVMFTRKIGSKLPDMQMFDSVRMIGAVPVSNINFYKLLRSKAHVVLYPGGVREALHRKGEVYKLFWPEHSEFVRTASTFGAKIIPFGVVGEDDLCEVVVDYNDQMKIPFLKNLIKEITEESTYLRTGEEGEVGNQDLHMPGIIPKIPGRFYVHFGKPIETKGREKELKDKERAHEVYLQVKSEVERCMAYLKTKRESDPYRNILPRSLYHLAHGFSSEIPTFDL; this is encoded by the exons ATGGCGGTTCCCTCACTCTGTATCGCCGATGGAACCTTTCCCATTGATTTTTTCCACCGGTCGAGTTCAACCCGACGACCTACCTATGATCGGTTTACGAACCCGAAACTCGGATTCCATAGACGTTTTCGTTACGGTGGGAGAGTGGCGGCGACGGTGAATCCCTATTCGTACACGGAGGCGGCACGGCCCGAGGAGAGGAAGGGTTTGAACGATTTTTTGGTGGAGGCTAGAGGTTTCGTCAGATCAGACGGCGGAGCTGGTGGTCCGCCTCGGTGGTTCTCTCCTTTGGAATGTGGCGCACGTGCTCCGGATTCTCCTCTCCTTCTCTACTTACCTG GGATCGATGGTACTGGATTAGGGCTCATTCGCCAGCATAAGAAGCTTGGAGA GATATTTGACATATGGTGCCTTCACTTTCCAGTCAGCGATCGTACCCCTTCTCGAG ACATTGTGAAGCTTATTGAGAGGGCAGTTAGGTCAGAGTACTTCCGTTTACCAAATAGACCCATTTATATAGTTGGAGAATCTATTGGAGCTTCTTTTGCCATTGATGTTGCAGCCAGTAACCCTGACATCGATCTTGTCTTGATCCTCGCTAATCCAG TCACACGTTTCAGTAACCTCATGTTGCAGCCTTTATCGAGTCTACTGGAAATTTTGCCTGACAGAGTTCCCAGTTTGCTTGAAGAGTATTTTAGGTTTGAACAAG GTTATCCGTTTGCGGCAATGTTTGAGACAATGCTGAATGAAACTGATGCCAAGCAGATGGGTGGAGGGCTATTAAGAGACTACTTTGCAACTTCAGTTAATCTAACA ACTCTGGTTAGGATTTTTCCCAAGGACACACTTCTATGGAAGCTTCAACTGCTTAAGTCTGCTTCAGCATCTGCTAATTCTCACATGTACACAGTCAAAGCCCAAACACTGATACTTCTGAG TGGACGTGATCAATGGTTACTGAACAAGGAAGACATTGAAAGACTCCGTTGTACATTGCCGAAATGTGAAGTCCGTAAGTTTCAGAATAACGGACAGCTGCTCTTTTTG GAGGATGGGGTAGATCTGGTGACTATCATCAAGTGTAGTTATTATTATCGCCGTGGAAAATCGCTTGATTACGTTTCTGATTACATTCCGCCTACCCCATTTGAGCTTAAAGAGTATGAAGAATCACAAAG ATTGCTAACTGCTATTACCTCCCCAGTTTTTCTGTCAACTCTAGACAATGGTACAGTAGTAAGATCACTTGCGGGAATACCTTCAGAGGGACCAGTTCTGTATGTTGGCAATCACATGTTGCTTGGTACCGAGTTGCGTCCAGCAGCAATTCAtttcttgaaagaaaagaaCATTTCGTTGCGAGGAATGGCACATCCAGTGATGTTTACCAGAAAGATTGGCTCAAAACTCCCGGATATGCAGATGTTCGACTCAGTTAGGATGATAGGCGCAGTTCCTGTCTCAAATATAAATTTCTATAAACTACTACGTTCAAAGGCTCATGTGGTTTTGTATCCTGGAGGTGTTCGTGAAGCTTTGCACAGAAAG GGTGAAGTATACAAGTTGTTTTGGCCAGAACATTCAGAGTTTGTAAGGACCGCATCTACCTTTGGAGCTAAAATCATTCCTTTTGGAgttgttggagaagatgatCTCTGTGAA GTGGTCGTCGATTACAATGATCAAATGAAGATTCCTTTCCTGAAGAATCTTATAAAAGAGATAACAGAAGAATCTACTTACTTGag GACcggtgaagaaggagaagtaGGAAACCAAGATTTGCATATGCCTGGAATAATTCCCAAGATTCCGGGACGGTTTTACGTCCACTTTGGGAAACCAATAGAAACAAAAGGTAGAGAGAAAGAGCTAAAGGATAAAGAGAGAGCTCATGAGGTTTACTTGCAGGTCAAGTCTGAGGTGGAAAGATGTATGGCCTATTTGAAGACCAAAAGAGAATCTGATCCTTACAGAAACATTTTGCCGAGGTCACTCTATCACCTCGCACACGGTTTCTCTTCCGAAATCCCAACCTTTGATCTCTGA
- the LOC104719783 gene encoding acyltransferase-like protein At3g26840, chloroplastic isoform X2 translates to MAVPSLCIADGTFPIDFFHRSSSTRRPTYDRFTNPKLGFHRRFRYGGRVAATVNPYSYTEAARPEERKGLNDFLVEARGFVRSDGGAGGPPRWFSPLECGARAPDSPLLLYLPGIDGTGLGLIRQHKKLGEIFDIWCLHFPVSDRTPSRDIVKLIERAVRSEYFRLPNRPIYIVGESIGASFAIDVAASNPDIDLVLILANPVTRFSNLMLQPLSSLLEILPDRVPSLLEEYFRFEQGYPFAAMFETMLNETDAKQMGGGLLRDYFATSTLVRIFPKDTLLWKLQLLKSASASANSHMYTVKAQTLILLSGRDQWLLNKEDIERLRCTLPKCEVRKFQNNGQLLFLEDGVDLVTIIKCSYYYRRGKSLDYVSDYIPPTPFELKEYEESQRLLTAITSPVFLSTLDNGTVVRSLAGIPSEGPVLYVGNHMLLGTELRPAAIHFLKEKNISLRGMAHPVMFTRKIGSKLPDMQMFDSVRMIGAVPVSNINFYKLLRSKAHVVLYPGGVREALHRKGEVYKLFWPEHSEFVRTASTFGAKIIPFGVVGEDDLCEVVVDYNDQMKIPFLKNLIKEITEESTYLRTGEEGEVGNQDLHMPGIIPKIPGRFYVHFGKPIETKGREKELKDKERAHEVYLQVKSEVERCMAYLKTKRESDPYRNILPRSLYHLAHGFSSEIPTFDL, encoded by the exons ATGGCGGTTCCCTCACTCTGTATCGCCGATGGAACCTTTCCCATTGATTTTTTCCACCGGTCGAGTTCAACCCGACGACCTACCTATGATCGGTTTACGAACCCGAAACTCGGATTCCATAGACGTTTTCGTTACGGTGGGAGAGTGGCGGCGACGGTGAATCCCTATTCGTACACGGAGGCGGCACGGCCCGAGGAGAGGAAGGGTTTGAACGATTTTTTGGTGGAGGCTAGAGGTTTCGTCAGATCAGACGGCGGAGCTGGTGGTCCGCCTCGGTGGTTCTCTCCTTTGGAATGTGGCGCACGTGCTCCGGATTCTCCTCTCCTTCTCTACTTACCTG GGATCGATGGTACTGGATTAGGGCTCATTCGCCAGCATAAGAAGCTTGGAGA GATATTTGACATATGGTGCCTTCACTTTCCAGTCAGCGATCGTACCCCTTCTCGAG ACATTGTGAAGCTTATTGAGAGGGCAGTTAGGTCAGAGTACTTCCGTTTACCAAATAGACCCATTTATATAGTTGGAGAATCTATTGGAGCTTCTTTTGCCATTGATGTTGCAGCCAGTAACCCTGACATCGATCTTGTCTTGATCCTCGCTAATCCAG TCACACGTTTCAGTAACCTCATGTTGCAGCCTTTATCGAGTCTACTGGAAATTTTGCCTGACAGAGTTCCCAGTTTGCTTGAAGAGTATTTTAGGTTTGAACAAG GTTATCCGTTTGCGGCAATGTTTGAGACAATGCTGAATGAAACTGATGCCAAGCAGATGGGTGGAGGGCTATTAAGAGACTACTTTGCAACTTCA ACTCTGGTTAGGATTTTTCCCAAGGACACACTTCTATGGAAGCTTCAACTGCTTAAGTCTGCTTCAGCATCTGCTAATTCTCACATGTACACAGTCAAAGCCCAAACACTGATACTTCTGAG TGGACGTGATCAATGGTTACTGAACAAGGAAGACATTGAAAGACTCCGTTGTACATTGCCGAAATGTGAAGTCCGTAAGTTTCAGAATAACGGACAGCTGCTCTTTTTG GAGGATGGGGTAGATCTGGTGACTATCATCAAGTGTAGTTATTATTATCGCCGTGGAAAATCGCTTGATTACGTTTCTGATTACATTCCGCCTACCCCATTTGAGCTTAAAGAGTATGAAGAATCACAAAG ATTGCTAACTGCTATTACCTCCCCAGTTTTTCTGTCAACTCTAGACAATGGTACAGTAGTAAGATCACTTGCGGGAATACCTTCAGAGGGACCAGTTCTGTATGTTGGCAATCACATGTTGCTTGGTACCGAGTTGCGTCCAGCAGCAATTCAtttcttgaaagaaaagaaCATTTCGTTGCGAGGAATGGCACATCCAGTGATGTTTACCAGAAAGATTGGCTCAAAACTCCCGGATATGCAGATGTTCGACTCAGTTAGGATGATAGGCGCAGTTCCTGTCTCAAATATAAATTTCTATAAACTACTACGTTCAAAGGCTCATGTGGTTTTGTATCCTGGAGGTGTTCGTGAAGCTTTGCACAGAAAG GGTGAAGTATACAAGTTGTTTTGGCCAGAACATTCAGAGTTTGTAAGGACCGCATCTACCTTTGGAGCTAAAATCATTCCTTTTGGAgttgttggagaagatgatCTCTGTGAA GTGGTCGTCGATTACAATGATCAAATGAAGATTCCTTTCCTGAAGAATCTTATAAAAGAGATAACAGAAGAATCTACTTACTTGag GACcggtgaagaaggagaagtaGGAAACCAAGATTTGCATATGCCTGGAATAATTCCCAAGATTCCGGGACGGTTTTACGTCCACTTTGGGAAACCAATAGAAACAAAAGGTAGAGAGAAAGAGCTAAAGGATAAAGAGAGAGCTCATGAGGTTTACTTGCAGGTCAAGTCTGAGGTGGAAAGATGTATGGCCTATTTGAAGACCAAAAGAGAATCTGATCCTTACAGAAACATTTTGCCGAGGTCACTCTATCACCTCGCACACGGTTTCTCTTCCGAAATCCCAACCTTTGATCTCTGA
- the LOC109126906 gene encoding uncharacterized protein At1g43920, Chloroplastic-like produces MSCNFGQSSCENRGRGCHGFPSKCHCGLDVAIHTSSMKQNPGRPYFHCPTRGDKHLFKWVEEGVYEEVVEALPKISIINNEISNARAEVAVKIDGLKSQIEELKEDAMWSKRELKKWKLMILCLVCLCVTVIVIVIVMCKTSKGTFVLGY; encoded by the exons ATGAGTTGCAATTTTGGACAATCAAGTTGTGAGAACAGAGGTCGGGGTTGCCATGGTTTTCCGTCAAAGTGTCATTGCGGCTTAGATGTAGCCATCCACACATCGAGTATGAAGCAGAACCCAGGAAGACCCTACTTTCATTGTCCAACCAGAGGAGAT AAGCATTTGTTTAAGTGGGTGGAAGAAGGTGTGTACGAAGAAGTTGTAGAAGCATTACCGAAAATCTCCATAATTAACAATGAGATAAGCAATGCAAGAGCTGAGGTTGCTGTCAAAATTGATGGGTTAAAGAGTCAGATTGAAGAATTGAAGGAAGATGCAATGTGGAGCAAAAGAGAACTTAagaaatggaaattgatgatatTGTGCTTGGTATGCCTTTGTGTTACTGTAATTGTCATTGTAATTGTAATGTGTAAAACCTCAAAAGGAACATTTGTTCTTGGTTACTag